The Opitutaceae bacterium genome has a window encoding:
- a CDS encoding response regulator, with protein sequence MSLRILALEDTEADYIRLQQELSRTHPPAHVRRVSTRADFLLQIAEFKPDVITSSYHLRQFNGLEALELAKQFATGIPFIFLTSSVGEELAVECLRRGAADYVLKSRIAMLPAAVRGALDRKKPERSSFNGSTDREAAARKQAEQAVRESETRFRRMADSAPVLIWMTDAHRSFSYFNRPWLEFTGRTLQQEIGQGWTTSIHPDDREHTLGRFDEGFAARAQFRVEFRMMRHDHRYRWVVAHGTPRTDDQGAFAGFIGSCFDVTEQHEVEAHLAYRAIKQSALAAFGRFALAQHTFPELCQEATRLVADTLRVERSQILSLTSPDLDLAITASTGPALDEPAVPLGRAHLSTLEDDVPIQLADSPELFPASRAISSLGIGSGLAVPIGTGKHAYGFLVALAQEQRVFNRESLDFVQGIAHILSTVHQRERAENALVESEQKLLQSQKMEAVGLLAGGVAHDFNNLLTAIRCYGDILHDELAEISPELKAKASEILKATARATALVRQLLAFTRKQVLQPEVLDLNMVVGELRELIRSLLTENIELEVDLADDPITLEIDRSQIEQVVMNLAINARDSMANIGGSLTLRTGVRVVGEGEDPDLKSGRYAELVISDTGSGMSEEIQAKIFQPFFTTKPKGRGTGLGLATCTVVIKNYNGAIRFKSVVGEGTTFYVLLPLGELPATNLDFNFDEQPDAGNETLLVVEDDEAIRAVTATILRSLGYKVFPFGNGSELLDFIASGQAPNCDLLVSDIVMPNMGGRELAEKLLALRPSLKVLFMSGYVDDPVILQAVQEAAVPFLEKPFTRETLAKKVREALDAVRA encoded by the coding sequence ATGTCGCTGCGAATACTTGCTCTCGAAGACACGGAAGCAGACTACATACGCCTGCAACAGGAACTGTCGCGCACCCATCCGCCCGCGCACGTCCGGCGGGTCTCCACCCGTGCTGATTTCCTGCTCCAGATCGCCGAGTTCAAGCCGGATGTCATCACCTCTTCCTATCACCTGCGCCAGTTCAACGGGTTGGAAGCGCTCGAACTGGCGAAGCAGTTCGCGACCGGCATACCCTTCATTTTCCTGACGTCCTCAGTCGGCGAAGAACTCGCCGTGGAATGCCTACGCCGCGGCGCTGCTGACTACGTGCTGAAGAGCCGCATCGCCATGCTGCCAGCGGCGGTGCGCGGCGCTCTGGACCGCAAGAAACCGGAACGCTCGAGCTTCAACGGTTCAACCGATCGAGAAGCGGCTGCGCGCAAGCAGGCGGAACAGGCGGTGCGCGAGAGCGAAACGAGATTCAGGCGCATGGCAGACTCCGCCCCCGTGCTGATCTGGATGACGGATGCCCACCGCTCCTTCTCCTATTTCAACAGACCGTGGCTCGAGTTCACAGGACGCACGCTCCAACAGGAAATCGGCCAGGGTTGGACAACGAGCATCCATCCGGATGACCGCGAGCACACGCTCGGTCGATTCGACGAGGGATTTGCCGCCCGCGCACAGTTCCGCGTGGAGTTTCGCATGATGCGCCACGACCACCGTTACCGTTGGGTGGTCGCCCACGGCACCCCTAGGACGGATGATCAGGGCGCCTTTGCCGGCTTCATCGGCTCCTGTTTCGATGTCACCGAACAACACGAGGTCGAAGCGCATCTCGCCTACCGTGCGATCAAGCAGAGCGCTTTGGCCGCATTCGGTCGTTTCGCGCTGGCCCAGCACACCTTCCCTGAACTCTGCCAGGAAGCCACACGCCTCGTTGCCGACACGCTGCGCGTCGAGCGCTCCCAGATACTCTCGCTCACGTCACCCGACCTCGATCTCGCCATCACGGCCTCCACCGGACCTGCGCTGGATGAGCCCGCCGTTCCGCTCGGACGTGCGCACCTGAGCACGCTTGAGGACGATGTTCCGATCCAACTCGCGGATTCGCCGGAGCTGTTTCCTGCCTCACGCGCCATCTCTTCACTTGGAATCGGTTCCGGACTCGCCGTTCCGATTGGGACAGGCAAGCACGCCTACGGCTTCCTCGTGGCTCTTGCGCAGGAACAGCGTGTATTCAATCGGGAGTCGCTCGATTTTGTACAGGGCATTGCCCACATCCTAAGCACCGTTCATCAACGCGAACGTGCGGAGAACGCACTTGTGGAAAGCGAGCAAAAGCTGCTGCAATCCCAGAAAATGGAGGCTGTCGGCCTGCTCGCCGGTGGCGTCGCGCATGACTTCAACAATCTCCTCACCGCCATCCGCTGCTACGGCGACATCCTTCACGATGAGCTAGCCGAGATCTCGCCGGAGCTGAAGGCAAAGGCATCCGAGATCCTCAAGGCGACCGCACGTGCAACCGCACTCGTCAGGCAATTGCTCGCCTTCACCCGCAAACAGGTGCTGCAACCGGAAGTCCTCGACCTCAACATGGTCGTCGGCGAACTCCGTGAGTTGATCCGCTCGCTGCTCACGGAGAACATCGAGCTCGAGGTGGACCTGGCGGACGACCCGATCACGCTTGAGATTGATCGAAGCCAGATCGAACAGGTGGTCATGAACCTCGCGATCAACGCCCGCGATTCGATGGCCAACATAGGCGGCAGCCTGACGCTTCGCACGGGTGTGCGCGTCGTCGGCGAAGGGGAGGATCCGGACCTCAAGTCAGGCAGGTACGCGGAACTCGTGATCAGCGACACGGGCTCCGGCATGAGCGAGGAAATCCAGGCGAAGATCTTCCAACCCTTCTTCACGACCAAGCCAAAGGGGCGCGGCACAGGCCTCGGCCTGGCCACCTGCACGGTAGTGATTAAAAACTACAACGGCGCGATCCGCTTCAAGAGCGTTGTGGGAGAAGGCACAACCTTCTACGTCCTCCTCCCTCTCGGCGAACTCCCGGCAACCAATCTCGACTTCAACTTTGACGAGCAACCCGATGCCGGCAACGAAACTCTGCTCGTGGTCGAGGACGACGAGGCGATTCGCGCAGTGACCGCGACCATTTTGCGGTCGTTGGGTTACAAGGTCTTTCCGTTTGGCAATGGCAGTGAGTTGCTCGACTTCATTGCCTCCGGGCAGGCACCCAACTGCGACCTGCTGGTTTCGGACATCGTGATGCCGAATATGGGCGGCCGGGAACTTGCCGAGAAGCTCCTTGCCTTGCGTCCCAGCCTGAAGGTGCTCTTCATGTCCGGCTACGTGGACGACCCGGTGATCCTGCAGGCCGTGCAGGAAGCCGCGGTACCCTTCCTCGAGAAACCATTCACCCGCGAAACCTTGGCGAAAAAGGTACGCGAGGCGCTCGACGCCGTCCGCGCCTGA
- a CDS encoding family 43 glycosylhydrolase, producing MSAPNSLPVVRATKNPILPKTGVCDPHIHVFGDRAYLFASHDTAPKNSTWRMRDWQVWSSGDLVEWRQESTFRPEDTYIGPCERCWAVDAAERNGRYFLYFSEHDLTTGVAVSEHPGGPYRDALGRPLLPKDLTDTHQYDPTVFIDDDESRTPYLIWGSYQGSGYKIARLASDMLSLAEPPRQIQIEGLPAQDDKNFLHKHGGRYYLTWGSFHAVSDSIHGPYRYLGNFGASHDHGSFFSWRGQDFNAFTVYDPTLYFRGTGICYVHYKNDGRIVVDPLVVEHGVGRYDASWNQIRAAWFMEGDGIRKRENHWERIEIEVLRDGAHLIFPRISNMPINPLLTLFGTSNRAGTTVEARLKGPNGPILGSLTLPEAKSWGHWTYQSHQMRLNHSAPELDLCLTVKGVEGEGLMRFEYFRLTE from the coding sequence ATGTCTGCGCCCAACTCCCTTCCGGTCGTGCGAGCCACAAAGAACCCAATCCTTCCCAAAACCGGGGTGTGCGATCCTCACATCCATGTTTTCGGGGACCGTGCTTACCTTTTTGCCAGCCATGACACCGCGCCGAAGAATTCGACCTGGCGGATGAGGGATTGGCAGGTCTGGTCGTCAGGCGACCTCGTGGAATGGCGCCAGGAGTCCACCTTCAGGCCCGAAGACACGTACATCGGCCCGTGCGAGCGTTGCTGGGCAGTCGACGCGGCTGAACGGAACGGCCGCTACTTCCTCTACTTCTCGGAGCACGACCTCACGACGGGCGTCGCGGTGTCGGAACATCCGGGAGGCCCCTACCGGGACGCCCTCGGTCGCCCTCTCCTCCCGAAAGACCTCACCGACACCCACCAATACGACCCAACGGTGTTCATCGATGACGACGAATCCCGGACGCCCTATCTCATCTGGGGTTCGTATCAGGGAAGTGGATACAAAATTGCGAGGCTGGCAAGCGACATGCTCTCGTTGGCCGAGCCGCCACGCCAGATACAAATCGAGGGTCTGCCCGCACAGGATGACAAGAACTTCCTGCATAAACACGGTGGCCGCTACTATCTGACGTGGGGCTCCTTCCACGCCGTCTCCGACTCCATACATGGACCGTATCGCTACCTGGGGAATTTCGGCGCCTCCCACGACCACGGCTCCTTCTTCAGCTGGCGGGGCCAGGATTTCAACGCATTCACGGTCTACGACCCCACCTTGTATTTCCGGGGCACCGGAATTTGCTACGTGCACTACAAGAACGATGGACGAATCGTTGTCGACCCCCTCGTGGTCGAGCACGGAGTCGGCCGCTACGATGCGTCCTGGAATCAGATAAGGGCGGCCTGGTTCATGGAGGGGGATGGAATTCGCAAACGCGAGAACCATTGGGAACGGATCGAGATCGAGGTGCTGCGCGACGGGGCACACCTCATATTCCCGCGAATCAGCAACATGCCGATCAACCCGCTCCTCACGCTTTTCGGCACGAGCAATCGCGCAGGGACCACCGTCGAGGCCCGTCTCAAAGGCCCAAATGGGCCGATCTTGGGTTCACTGACATTGCCGGAAGCAAAGTCGTGGGGGCATTGGACCTACCAGAGCCACCAAATGAGGCTGAACCATTCCGCCCCGGAACTAGATTTATGCCTTACCGTCAAGGGAGTGGAAGGCGAAGGCCTGATGCGGTTTGAGTACTTCCGGCTGACCGAATAA
- the glpK gene encoding glycerol kinase GlpK: MTPYLLALDQGTTSSRALLFDATGALVASHQQEFPQHYPRPGWVEHDPEQIWESQLACLERVLGSGGISPRDIAGIGIANQRETAIVWDRTTGRAIHPAIVWQDRRTAAACDTLRASGVEERVSDVTGLRLDPYFSATKIAWILDSVAGARKAAQAGRLAFGTVDTWLLWKLTRGAVHATDTSNASRTALMSLTTGDWDDSMLELFNVPRALLPEIRPTAGSFGVVAPGLPCAGMPIAAIVGDQQASLFGQACLEPGRAKVTYGTGCFLLANSGAKAVRSRHNLLSTVAWRIGGETSYALEGSVFVAGAAIQWLRDELKLVSTAQELDELARTVPDTGGLFLVPAFAGLGAPYWDPSARGMMIGMTRGTNRAHLCRAVLESIAHQTVDILEAMEADAGVSIAELRVDGGAARSDVLRQIQADLAGRHVVAGDSTEATAWGAAALAGLQLGLLTQDAISERAFVSRRNAPRLAHEARTSLRIRWREAVKRSLNWAV; this comes from the coding sequence ATGACCCCCTATCTCCTTGCCCTCGACCAGGGAACGACGTCCTCGCGCGCCTTGCTCTTTGATGCAACAGGCGCGCTGGTAGCCTCACACCAGCAGGAATTTCCGCAGCATTATCCGCGTCCGGGTTGGGTCGAACACGACCCGGAGCAGATTTGGGAGTCCCAACTCGCGTGCCTCGAACGCGTCCTCGGCTCAGGGGGAATCTCTCCGCGCGACATTGCCGGCATAGGCATCGCCAACCAGCGGGAGACCGCGATCGTTTGGGATCGCACGACTGGTCGCGCGATCCATCCCGCCATCGTGTGGCAGGATCGACGCACCGCCGCCGCGTGTGATACGTTGCGCGCGTCCGGAGTCGAAGAACGGGTCTCTGACGTGACGGGGCTCCGGCTGGATCCCTATTTCTCAGCCACCAAGATCGCCTGGATACTCGACAGCGTGGCGGGCGCTCGCAAGGCAGCCCAAGCGGGCCGACTGGCATTTGGTACTGTTGATACCTGGCTGCTTTGGAAACTGACGCGAGGTGCCGTCCATGCCACCGATACGTCGAATGCGTCGCGCACCGCCCTGATGTCCCTGACCACCGGGGATTGGGACGATTCGATGCTCGAGCTTTTCAATGTCCCCCGCGCTCTTCTGCCGGAAATCCGACCCACCGCCGGGAGCTTCGGAGTCGTCGCACCTGGACTGCCGTGCGCCGGCATGCCCATAGCGGCCATTGTCGGCGACCAGCAGGCTTCGTTGTTCGGGCAGGCATGCCTTGAACCAGGCCGCGCAAAAGTCACCTACGGCACCGGTTGCTTCCTGCTCGCGAACTCGGGCGCCAAGGCTGTGCGCTCCCGGCACAATCTGCTTTCAACGGTCGCCTGGCGTATTGGAGGAGAAACCAGCTACGCACTCGAGGGGTCGGTATTTGTCGCGGGTGCAGCGATCCAGTGGCTGCGCGACGAACTGAAACTTGTCTCCACGGCCCAGGAACTCGACGAATTGGCCCGCACGGTACCGGACACCGGGGGGCTCTTCTTGGTGCCGGCTTTCGCGGGTCTCGGAGCGCCCTATTGGGACCCGTCCGCAAGAGGCATGATGATCGGCATGACTCGCGGCACGAATCGCGCCCACTTGTGCAGGGCCGTCCTAGAGTCTATCGCCCACCAGACCGTCGATATCCTGGAGGCAATGGAGGCAGACGCAGGTGTATCCATCGCGGAGTTACGAGTGGATGGCGGGGCGGCGCGAAGCGACGTCCTCCGCCAGATTCAAGCTGACCTTGCCGGGCGACATGTGGTCGCCGGCGACTCGACCGAGGCGACCGCCTGGGGTGCGGCAGCCCTCGCAGGACTGCAGCTGGGCCTGCTAACCCAGGATGCGATTTCTGAGCGCGCCTTCGTTTCCCGTCGCAACGCCCCGCGCCTCGCCCACGAGGCACGGACATCCCTGCGCATACGGTGGCGGGAGGCGGTGAAACGCAGCCTCAACTGGGCCGTTTGA
- a CDS encoding SPW repeat protein has translation MIPRNVHGVLDYVVGLLLLLAPSLLGFVEVEQARNAAYIAGVTTLVYSLLTSYEFGLLKLIPFGVHLTLDTIAGIFLIASPWLMGFADQVVVPHVLVGTLELVVVFLTRRSASRNPTTPAAHAP, from the coding sequence ATGATCCCGCGCAATGTACACGGGGTGCTCGACTATGTGGTCGGGCTCCTCCTTTTGCTTGCACCGAGTCTGCTGGGTTTCGTCGAAGTCGAGCAGGCGCGCAACGCAGCCTATATCGCCGGCGTGACCACATTGGTGTACAGCCTCTTGACCTCCTACGAGTTCGGCTTGTTGAAGCTGATCCCGTTTGGGGTGCATCTCACGTTGGATACCATCGCTGGCATCTTCCTTATCGCCTCCCCTTGGCTGATGGGCTTCGCCGACCAAGTGGTGGTCCCCCACGTCCTGGTGGGTACTCTTGAACTGGTCGTGGTCTTTCTGACCCGGCGTTCCGCAAGCCGCAATCCCACCACACCCGCCGCGCACGCGCCTTAA
- a CDS encoding S8 family serine peptidase, whose translation MKNLFSFTRAVRVWFIVAVSFAFTGPLLAQQGGVLSTDKTSIPVSATSTVLFRVAIPQAPALIKESVTLQRANGASWVIVGRMYDDGTHGDLVAGDSTFSLAVAWTPTSLGVLNFRASSAYKGQLIRSNSNTASVTVTKALELVSTAGSTEVVLVQGSSVNVLTTIALTNAAGQSLGVTNTTSINPAGGLVITSDYPPGGWVSSETKTFVINQKITGLALGDYQITNAAAAGAVNSASTITVHVLPVGGDPEILPVGATPDTVTVGKSTFVTFTASISNFFQAPETLTLRETEGGALVGTMKDDGAGDDLQAGDGVFTCTVPVLVPSEGTRSYFAEGTFAGVPDVRKSDAFLVHAVSYPSEPSIINPAKVITDPESGQGVVSDLLLVTFKSSMTGAQLASFADLHGLELVGSLPGLGIFEFRFPNPSNSLALLLEKISTVGSDVLVEAIGSNPVTQVLEVTPNDPRFANQYAPTKIRADEAWVIARGGPVIAIVDTGVDYTHEDLAGRVIKGKDFVNGDDDPMDDQGHGTHCAGIAAAPGNNAKGVAGIAWNSRILAVKVANAAGNISMSQGAAAIKYSADRGAKVISCSWGYVPTWGNHVLAFFVGLESAVNYATAKGSLVVVAAGNEGNGAIRIPGAYSSAYCIGSTTSTDARSDFSCFGPAVDIAAPGSSILSTQNGGGYVNKSGTSMATPCAAGAAAVLWSRFPAYSVTEIRSRFAATATPLPGLGLGAGRIDLFEAVFNGSFEDGTKGWTATGTAGAVGALGPLGPTDRKLMGFASSGPADANLQTTLEQPFTIQPGVTNFKVSFDYDFVSEEYPEWVNRGFNDNVRITLVKPDGTSTQLAYEDIDHSPYSIVGGIDFPGGDLTTGHTGWKTKTANVPVTSGPGNYKIVIRDEGDGIYDSNILIDRIRFK comes from the coding sequence ATGAAAAATTTATTTTCTTTCACCCGCGCGGTGAGGGTGTGGTTCATCGTGGCCGTGTCCTTCGCCTTTACTGGACCGCTTCTTGCCCAGCAGGGTGGGGTGCTGTCAACTGACAAGACGTCAATTCCTGTGTCGGCAACTTCTACCGTGCTGTTCCGTGTGGCGATTCCCCAGGCCCCTGCACTGATCAAGGAATCGGTGACGCTACAAAGGGCGAATGGAGCATCCTGGGTCATCGTCGGCCGCATGTATGACGATGGAACCCACGGCGACCTCGTGGCAGGTGATTCAACCTTCTCGCTCGCTGTTGCCTGGACTCCGACCTCCCTGGGGGTGCTAAATTTCCGGGCTTCCTCGGCCTACAAGGGGCAATTGATACGAAGCAATTCCAACACGGCCTCGGTTACCGTGACGAAGGCGCTGGAGCTTGTTTCGACAGCCGGGTCCACTGAGGTTGTGCTTGTTCAGGGGTCAAGTGTGAATGTGCTAACGACGATCGCGCTGACCAATGCTGCCGGACAGTCTCTCGGCGTGACGAACACGACGTCGATTAATCCGGCGGGCGGTCTCGTGATAACGTCCGACTACCCCCCGGGCGGCTGGGTGTCGAGCGAGACCAAGACTTTTGTGATCAATCAGAAGATTACTGGACTGGCCTTGGGTGACTACCAGATAACGAATGCTGCGGCTGCTGGCGCAGTGAATTCAGCGTCCACGATAACCGTCCATGTTCTGCCTGTGGGAGGAGACCCGGAGATCCTGCCCGTCGGAGCAACGCCAGACACGGTCACCGTGGGGAAGTCGACGTTCGTGACGTTCACGGCTTCGATCTCCAATTTTTTCCAGGCGCCTGAAACGCTGACCCTGAGAGAAACAGAGGGTGGTGCGCTCGTGGGAACGATGAAGGATGACGGCGCGGGTGATGATCTTCAGGCCGGAGACGGCGTGTTTACCTGCACGGTCCCTGTATTGGTGCCGAGTGAAGGCACGCGTTCATACTTTGCGGAGGGAACGTTCGCCGGAGTACCGGATGTCAGAAAGTCTGATGCATTCCTCGTCCATGCCGTCTCCTACCCATCGGAGCCGTCCATAATCAATCCCGCAAAGGTGATCACCGATCCTGAGTCGGGCCAAGGAGTCGTTTCGGACCTCTTGTTAGTCACCTTCAAGTCGTCGATGACCGGCGCGCAGCTCGCAAGTTTCGCCGATCTACACGGACTTGAGCTCGTAGGTTCGCTGCCGGGCCTCGGCATCTTTGAATTCCGGTTCCCAAACCCATCGAACAGCCTGGCGTTGCTCCTGGAAAAAATCTCAACCGTCGGTTCGGACGTCCTTGTGGAAGCTATTGGAAGCAATCCGGTTACTCAAGTGTTGGAAGTAACGCCTAACGACCCTCGATTTGCCAACCAGTATGCCCCCACCAAGATCCGCGCCGATGAGGCTTGGGTGATTGCGCGTGGAGGTCCTGTGATCGCCATTGTAGACACGGGTGTGGATTACACTCACGAGGATCTCGCAGGGCGCGTCATCAAGGGTAAGGACTTCGTAAATGGTGATGACGATCCGATGGATGACCAAGGCCATGGTACACACTGCGCGGGTATCGCAGCGGCTCCAGGCAACAACGCGAAGGGCGTCGCCGGCATCGCCTGGAACAGCCGAATCCTTGCTGTCAAAGTCGCGAATGCCGCCGGCAACATCTCGATGAGTCAAGGCGCTGCGGCCATCAAATATTCCGCCGACCGAGGTGCGAAAGTGATAAGTTGCAGCTGGGGCTATGTGCCCACCTGGGGAAACCATGTGCTTGCGTTTTTTGTAGGACTGGAGTCGGCAGTGAACTACGCGACGGCGAAAGGATCCCTAGTTGTGGTCGCCGCCGGCAACGAGGGCAACGGTGCGATACGGATACCCGGCGCCTATTCCAGCGCGTATTGTATTGGCAGCACGACATCAACCGATGCCCGTTCGGACTTCAGTTGCTTCGGTCCGGCAGTCGATATCGCCGCTCCCGGCAGTTCGATCCTTAGCACCCAGAACGGCGGCGGATACGTGAACAAAAGCGGAACCTCCATGGCGACCCCCTGTGCGGCCGGAGCCGCAGCTGTTCTGTGGTCCCGTTTCCCCGCTTACAGCGTCACGGAAATACGTTCCCGGTTTGCTGCGACTGCGACCCCACTTCCCGGGCTAGGGCTTGGCGCGGGCAGGATTGACCTCTTCGAAGCAGTGTTCAACGGCAGTTTCGAGGATGGAACCAAGGGTTGGACCGCCACCGGAACAGCAGGCGCGGTGGGTGCTCTTGGGCCCTTGGGACCGACCGACCGCAAGCTGATGGGCTTCGCCAGTTCCGGCCCGGCAGACGCCAACCTTCAGACCACGTTGGAACAGCCGTTCACGATCCAGCCCGGAGTAACGAACTTCAAGGTTAGCTTCGATTACGACTTCGTCAGCGAAGAGTACCCCGAATGGGTTAACCGCGGTTTCAATGACAACGTGAGGATCACCCTCGTAAAGCCTGACGGGACCTCGACCCAGCTCGCTTATGAGGATATCGATCACTCTCCGTATTCGATCGTTGGAGGGATTGATTTCCCTGGCGGTGACCTGACGACCGGCCACACGGGCTGGAAAACGAAGACTGCCAACGTGCCGGTGACGTCCGGTCCGGGCAATTACAAGATCGTCATTCGAGACGAAGGCGATGGCATCTATGACTCCAATATCTTGATTGACCGAATCCGGTTCAAGTGA
- a CDS encoding tetratricopeptide repeat protein: protein MTRIRLVLVFLLPLLARTTHASDTAHTSPATEAAASHAPEGAGAAADATPGDSAHADEPEANNPAREEEIASLLRIGQKKLEARDYESAEIAYRQLLNDKIPRDIQREAAVGLARTYRRKGELTKATAVYEKIIKEFPDDAVLPSVYLELGRSQRALGAHKQAIARFYSVINATLKLPDSGADSYRQLARTAQFEIAETYFQSGDYEQANRFFSRLKLLDLAPEDRARAHFKSAYALILGGNNEKAVLALRAFLEQYPDDEANPEARYLLSTTLHSIGQTNESLNTALSLLRIEGKRAAGDAKRWLYWQRKTGNTLANAFYERGDINSALVIYESLAKISEEPQWKLPVTYQIGLCQERLQMYDRARESYQSIIDIVKSPGTDVGKRTEIADLAEMASWRLNQLSWYQDTQRKVAQIFPSQRSEVRTPTTTPANDIHGSAATSPEPVR from the coding sequence ATGACCCGCATCCGTCTCGTCCTCGTATTTCTGCTCCCGCTACTCGCACGCACCACGCATGCGTCAGACACCGCGCACACCTCCCCGGCAACGGAAGCGGCTGCTTCACACGCACCCGAAGGTGCCGGGGCCGCCGCTGATGCAACCCCCGGTGACTCAGCGCACGCAGACGAGCCGGAGGCAAACAATCCCGCCCGCGAAGAAGAGATCGCGAGCTTGCTGAGGATCGGGCAAAAAAAACTCGAGGCGCGCGACTACGAGTCAGCCGAGATCGCCTATCGCCAATTGCTCAACGACAAGATACCGCGGGACATCCAACGCGAAGCCGCAGTCGGTCTTGCTCGCACCTACCGCCGCAAGGGTGAACTCACCAAGGCGACAGCGGTTTACGAGAAGATTATCAAGGAGTTTCCGGACGATGCCGTTCTCCCCTCGGTGTACCTCGAGTTGGGACGCTCGCAGCGCGCCCTCGGCGCACACAAGCAGGCCATCGCCCGCTTCTATAGCGTCATTAACGCCACCTTGAAGCTCCCGGATTCCGGCGCCGATTCCTACCGCCAACTCGCGCGCACCGCTCAGTTTGAGATTGCCGAAACCTACTTTCAATCCGGCGATTATGAGCAGGCAAACCGCTTTTTCAGCCGCCTCAAACTACTCGATCTGGCGCCGGAAGATCGCGCCCGCGCCCATTTCAAATCCGCATATGCACTGATCCTCGGTGGAAACAACGAAAAGGCCGTCCTCGCATTACGCGCATTCCTGGAGCAATACCCCGACGACGAAGCCAACCCGGAAGCCCGCTACCTGCTTTCAACGACCCTCCACTCGATTGGCCAAACCAATGAATCCCTCAACACCGCGTTGAGCTTGCTGCGAATTGAGGGCAAGCGGGCCGCAGGAGATGCAAAACGTTGGCTTTACTGGCAACGCAAGACCGGCAACACACTTGCAAATGCCTTTTACGAGCGAGGCGACATCAACAGCGCCCTCGTGATCTACGAGAGTCTCGCCAAGATTTCTGAAGAGCCCCAGTGGAAACTTCCCGTGACCTACCAAATCGGTCTCTGCCAGGAGCGCCTCCAAATGTATGACAGGGCGCGTGAATCCTACCAGAGCATCATTGACATTGTGAAGTCGCCGGGAACTGATGTTGGGAAGCGTACCGAGATCGCTGACCTCGCCGAGATGGCATCGTGGCGCCTGAATCAGTTAAGCTGGTATCAGGACACCCAACGAAAAGTCGCGCAGATCTTCCCGAGCCAGCGGTCCGAAGTGCGCACTCCCACCACGACCCCTGCTAATGACATCCACGGAAGCGCTGCAACATCACCTGAGCCTGTGCGATGA
- a CDS encoding host attachment protein: protein MNTHLTPPLLAPLLVLADHGHLRIYRLLPSPGRNKAHLEVALSADYPRGHEQYFEEDSDKAGRFPGNSVRGHHRQMSIDERLPMQREHEQRIVRDLSEQIEGYMVTAPDLAWYLSASPQLEHSILQELSPGVRSRLISSAGKNLIGMPVDEIVAHFPMHGEKAI from the coding sequence ATGAACACCCATCTGACTCCTCCCCTGCTGGCGCCCCTTCTGGTGCTTGCCGACCATGGTCACCTTAGGATCTACCGCCTGCTGCCGTCCCCGGGTCGCAACAAGGCGCACCTTGAGGTGGCCCTCTCCGCTGATTACCCGCGCGGACACGAGCAATACTTTGAGGAAGATTCCGACAAGGCGGGCCGTTTCCCCGGCAACAGCGTACGGGGTCACCACCGGCAGATGTCGATCGACGAACGCCTGCCCATGCAACGGGAACACGAGCAACGGATCGTTCGCGACCTCTCTGAACAAATAGAGGGCTACATGGTCACCGCTCCCGATCTAGCTTGGTACTTGTCGGCCAGCCCGCAACTCGAGCATTCAATCCTTCAGGAACTGAGTCCCGGAGTTCGAAGCCGGCTCATCTCCTCCGCAGGGAAGAACCTGATTGGCATGCCGGTCGATGAGATCGTCGCGCATTTCCCGATGCACGGCGAAAAAGCCATTTAG
- a CDS encoding protease complex subunit PrcB family protein — MRLLLGNLLFWVACGLGCGGCTPQASNDLRLGREVREQLAGAFAGEAIAGIPESFEVFTSMQQWSRFCDLHGIEPVQVDFLTRNLLVAFGGRKPSSGFSVEIESVVHSPRRALLTVQLRGGQPRTEDGTLTVLTYPWDAATIEKGPTWSAVSVRRR; from the coding sequence ATGCGATTGCTTCTTGGCAACTTGCTGTTCTGGGTTGCGTGCGGCTTGGGCTGCGGTGGCTGCACGCCGCAGGCCTCAAATGACCTTCGACTTGGTCGCGAGGTTCGCGAGCAACTTGCCGGCGCATTTGCGGGGGAAGCAATCGCAGGTATCCCTGAGTCATTCGAGGTTTTTACTTCGATGCAGCAGTGGTCGAGATTCTGCGACCTGCACGGGATCGAACCGGTGCAGGTCGACTTCTTGACACGCAACCTTCTCGTCGCATTCGGGGGCAGGAAACCAAGCTCAGGTTTTTCAGTGGAGATCGAGTCGGTTGTGCATTCGCCCCGCCGCGCTTTGCTCACCGTGCAACTACGTGGGGGCCAGCCCCGGACGGAGGATGGTACGCTCACCGTGCTCACGTACCCCTGGGATGCCGCGACCATTGAGAAGGGCCCGACGTGGTCCGCTGTCAGCGTGCGGCGCCGGTAG